From a single Mus caroli chromosome X, CAROLI_EIJ_v1.1, whole genome shotgun sequence genomic region:
- the Bcap31 gene encoding B-cell receptor-associated protein 31 — translation MSLQWTAVATFLYAEVFAVLLLCIPFISPKRWQKVFKSRLVELVVTYGNTFFVVLIVILVLLVIDAVREILKYDDVTEKVNLQNNPGAMEHFHMKLFRAQRNLYIAGFSLLLSFLLRRLVTLISQQATLLASNEAFKKQAESASEAAKKYMEENDQLKKGAAEDGDKLDIGNTEMKLEENKSLKNDLRKLKDELAGTKKKLEKAENEALAMQKQSEGLTKEYDRLLEEHAKLQASVRAPSVKKEE, via the exons ATGAGTTTGCAGTGGACTGCAGTTGCCACCTTCCTCTACGCAGAGGTCTTTGCTGTGTTGCTTCTCTGCATTCCCTTCATTTCTCCCAAAAG ATGGCAGAAGGTTTTTAAATCCCGGCTGGTCGAGTTGGTAGTGACCTACGGCAACACTTTCTTTGTGGTTCTCATCGTCATCCTTGTACTGTTGGTTATTG ATGCTGTAAGAGAGATCCTGAAATACGATGATGTGACAGAAAAGGTGAACCTCCAGAACAATCCAGGTGCCATGGAGCACTTCCACATGAAGCTTTTCCGTGCTCAGAGGAATCTCTATATTGCTGGCTTTTCCTTGCTGCTGTCCTT CCTGCTTAGACGCCTGGTGACTCTCATCTCCCAGCAGGCCACACTGCTGGCCTCCAATGAAGCCTTTAAAAAGCAGGCAGAAAGTGCCAGTGAGGCGGCCAAGAAATACATGGAGGAGAATGATCAGCTAAAGAAG GGAGCTGCCGAGGATGGAGACAAGTTGGATATTGGGAATACTGAAATGAAGTTAGAGGAGAACAAGAGCCTGAAGAATGACCTGAGGAAGCTAAAAGATGAGCTGGCTGGCACCAAGAAAA AACTTGAGAAAGCTGAAAACGAGGCTCTGGCTATGCAGAAGCAGTCTGAGGGCCTTACCAAAGAATATGACCGCCTGCTGGAAGAGCATGCCAAACTGCAG gcATCAGTACGTGCTCCCTCAGTCAAGAAGGAGGAGTAA